One window of Erinaceus europaeus chromosome 6, mEriEur2.1, whole genome shotgun sequence genomic DNA carries:
- the SPMIP3 gene encoding protein SPMIP3: MCLNLQHESSLCFSFFSFSRILSMMTTIRLREFIDRKPQIPPSIFIAHQGRDVQGYLPGQLVRVHFDHNIIRTPRPLIDLAIPPRRQSNYQPQLDQQTLIRYICFRRHSKPVDPWYKETTYQRDYCLPFHKTDWN, from the exons ATGTGTTTGAACCTGCAACATGAATCTTCACTCTGTTtttcgtttttttctttttccagaattcTATCCATGATGACCACCATCCGGCTAAGAGAATTCATTGACCGGAAGCCTCAGATACCCCCAAG TATATTTATTGCTCACCAAGGAAGAGACGTCCAAGGCTACCTCCCTGGGCAGCTAGTAAGAGTCCATTTTGATCACAACATAATAAGAACTCCTAG ACCCCTCATAGACTTGGCAATCCCACCCAGAAGACAAAGTAACTATCAGCCTCAACTAGACCAACAAACTCTCATTCGGTATATTTGTTTCCGAAGACACTCAAAGCCTGTGGATCCTTGGTACAAAGAAACTACTTACCAAAGAGACTATTGCCTGCCATTTCACAAGACTG